From Pantoea sp. Ep11b, the proteins below share one genomic window:
- the exbD gene encoding TonB system transport protein ExbD: protein MAMRLNDDLETQGEMHEINVTPFIDVMLVLLIIFMVAAPLATVDVRVNLPASTSAPQPRPEKPVYLSIKADKQLYVGNDRVTPDSLVNVLTSQTQGNKETTIFFQADKSVDYETLMSVMDKLRTAGYLKIGLMGMETVKK, encoded by the coding sequence ATGGCAATGCGATTAAACGACGACCTGGAGACACAGGGTGAAATGCACGAGATCAACGTGACGCCGTTTATCGACGTTATGCTGGTCCTGCTGATCATCTTTATGGTGGCCGCGCCTCTGGCGACGGTCGACGTGCGGGTCAATCTGCCCGCATCAACCAGTGCGCCGCAGCCACGACCGGAAAAGCCGGTCTACCTGTCGATCAAGGCGGATAAGCAGCTTTATGTCGGCAACGACCGCGTGACGCCCGATTCGCTGGTGAACGTACTGACCAGCCAGACCCAGGGTAATAAAGAGACCACCATCTTTTTCCAGGCAGATAAGTCGGTGGACTATGAAACGCTGATGAGCGTGATGGATAAGCTGCGCACCGCGGGCTACCTGAAAATCGGTCTGATGGGTATGGAAACCGTGAAGAAATAG
- the exbB gene encoding tol-pal system-associated acyl-CoA thioesterase, translating into MQTDLSVWGMYQHADIVVKVVMIGLLLASVVTWAIFFGKYAELSAAKRRLKREQQALGEARTLNDAARIARSFTGHSHSAVLLNDAQNELALSAGVEDTNGIKDRTSFRLERRVAAFSRHAGRGNGFLATIGSVAPFVGLFGTVWGIMNSFIGIAKTQTTNLAVVAPGIAEALLATAVGLVAAIPAVVIYNVFARMIANYKASLGDVAAQVMLLQSRDIDLGTVAPDVPRPATAQKLRLG; encoded by the coding sequence ATGCAAACGGACCTCTCCGTTTGGGGCATGTATCAACATGCCGATATCGTGGTAAAGGTGGTTATGATTGGCCTGTTGCTGGCCTCTGTCGTAACCTGGGCGATCTTCTTCGGCAAATATGCCGAACTCAGCGCGGCGAAGCGTCGCCTGAAGCGCGAGCAGCAGGCGCTGGGCGAAGCCCGCACTCTCAATGACGCCGCCCGCATCGCCCGGTCGTTTACCGGTCACAGCCACAGCGCGGTGCTGCTGAACGATGCGCAGAACGAACTTGCGCTGTCGGCGGGTGTGGAAGACACCAACGGCATCAAAGACCGCACCAGCTTCCGCCTGGAGCGCCGCGTCGCAGCTTTCAGCCGCCACGCCGGACGCGGCAACGGTTTCCTGGCCACCATCGGTTCGGTGGCGCCGTTCGTAGGGCTGTTCGGCACCGTCTGGGGCATCATGAACAGTTTTATCGGCATCGCAAAAACCCAGACCACCAACCTTGCCGTGGTCGCGCCAGGCATCGCCGAAGCGCTGCTGGCGACCGCGGTCGGCCTGGTGGCGGCTATTCCGGCGGTGGTGATCTACAACGTGTTTGCCCGCATGATCGCTAACTATAAAGCCTCGCTGGGCGATGTGGCCGCTCAGGTCATGCTGCTGCAAAGCCGTGATATCGACCTCGGCACCGTTGCCCCGGATGTTCCGCGTCCCGCCACCGCTCAGAAACTGCGGTTAGGGTAA
- a CDS encoding TRAP transporter substrate-binding protein, producing the protein MRMTKTGLATALAVMMMSAAAQAQVIKVAEVQPAGYPTVVALQHMGDKLKQATDGRLEMKIYAGGVLGDEDQTLQQVQLGAIDMIRVSLAPVTSIAPETSVLTLPYIFRDVDHMHKVLDGEIGREIASRFDNDPNARMVFLGWTDAGERNMITKKPLAQPGDLKGMKIRVQNSAISLATLKAMGANPVAMGVSEVFSAMQTGVVDGTENNPPTFVAHNYLPVAKYYTLSGHFIQPEMILYSKRAWDRLKPDDQALLKKLGKEAQDEERQLWATYTDDSIAKMKAGGVTFQQTDRDYFVKATQPVRDQFGGKYQDLMTRIAEVK; encoded by the coding sequence ATGAGAATGACAAAAACAGGCCTGGCGACTGCCCTGGCGGTGATGATGATGAGCGCTGCCGCCCAGGCACAGGTCATTAAAGTTGCCGAAGTGCAGCCCGCGGGCTATCCGACGGTGGTCGCTCTGCAGCATATGGGTGACAAACTGAAACAGGCTACCGACGGACGGCTGGAGATGAAGATCTATGCCGGTGGTGTGCTGGGTGATGAAGACCAGACGCTGCAACAGGTGCAACTCGGCGCCATCGATATGATCCGCGTTTCGCTGGCACCGGTGACCTCGATTGCCCCGGAAACCAGCGTGCTGACGCTGCCCTATATTTTTCGCGACGTTGACCACATGCACAAGGTTCTGGATGGTGAGATAGGTCGCGAGATCGCCAGCCGGTTCGATAACGATCCCAACGCCCGCATGGTCTTTCTCGGCTGGACCGACGCCGGTGAGCGCAACATGATCACCAAAAAGCCCCTCGCGCAGCCCGGGGATCTCAAAGGGATGAAGATCCGGGTGCAGAACAGCGCCATCTCGCTGGCAACGCTGAAAGCGATGGGCGCAAACCCGGTGGCGATGGGCGTCAGTGAAGTGTTCAGCGCCATGCAGACCGGCGTGGTCGATGGCACCGAGAACAACCCCCCGACCTTTGTGGCCCACAACTATCTGCCGGTGGCGAAGTATTACACCCTCAGCGGCCACTTTATTCAGCCGGAGATGATCCTCTATTCAAAACGCGCCTGGGATCGCCTGAAGCCCGACGATCAGGCGCTGCTGAAGAAGCTCGGTAAAGAGGCGCAGGATGAAGAGCGCCAGCTCTGGGCGACCTACACCGACGACTCGATCGCGAAGATGAAGGCGGGCGGCGTCACGTTCCAGCAGACCGACCGCGACTATTTCGTTAAAGCGACGCAGCCGGTGCGCGATCAGTTTGGCGGCAAATATCAGGATCTGATGACCCGGATCGCTGAGGTGAAATAA
- a CDS encoding TRAP transporter small permease, which translates to MTAYTRLMDGLYLLCMLVAAVALLIMVTVIPIGIFARYVMNSALSWPEPVAIICMIIFTFIGAPVGLRAGTHICVSMITDRLSPAGQRLMLRVSDLLMIVTCLVIFQASYSLCEAMWGQSLAALPAITYGEIYLPIPIGAIFTLLFVIERLLNGDQSQRPIVSLGGTH; encoded by the coding sequence ATGACTGCTTATACGCGTCTGATGGATGGGCTTTATCTGCTCTGTATGCTGGTGGCCGCTGTGGCGCTGCTGATCATGGTGACGGTGATCCCGATTGGGATCTTCGCCCGTTACGTGATGAACAGTGCCCTCTCCTGGCCGGAACCGGTCGCCATTATCTGCATGATCATTTTTACGTTTATCGGCGCACCGGTGGGCCTGCGCGCCGGAACCCATATCTGCGTGTCGATGATCACCGATCGCCTGTCACCCGCCGGACAGCGCCTGATGCTGCGCGTCAGCGATCTGCTGATGATCGTCACCTGCCTGGTGATCTTTCAGGCCAGCTACAGCCTGTGTGAAGCGATGTGGGGGCAGAGTCTCGCGGCACTGCCCGCGATAACATACGGCGAGATCTACCTGCCGATCCCGATCGGCGCGATCTTTACCCTGCTGTTTGTCATTGAGCGATTGCTGAACGGCGATCAGAGCCAGCGGCCGATCGTCTCGCTGGGCGGCACCCACTAA
- a CDS encoding TRAP transporter large permease, whose amino-acid sequence MDALILIGSLLVLLMVGFPVAFAVGLSAFIGAWWIDLPLEAVVIQVTNGINKFSLLTIPFFILAGAIMAEGGIARRLVNFAYIFVGFIRGGLSLVNIVASTFFGAISGSSVADTASIGSVMIPQMEEKGYPRDFAAAVTASGSVQAVLTPPSHNSVIYSLATGGMVTISSLFVAGIFPGLLLAACLMVMCLGFARKRGYPKGERIPFRQALKIFFDAFWGLFTVVIIMGGILSGIFTASESAAIACLWAFFVTMFIYRDFKWRQLHILLFRTIKTVTIVMVLIAFAAGFGAVMTFMQLPTLITEAFTSLSDNKYVILMCINILLLVVGTLMDMAPLILILTPVLLPVATALGIDPVHFGMIMLTNLGIGLITPPVGTVLFVASAVSKQKIEQVVSEMLPFYGMLFLVLMLITYIPAISLWLPHLMGVM is encoded by the coding sequence ATGGATGCATTGATTCTGATAGGCAGTTTGCTGGTATTGCTGATGGTGGGCTTTCCGGTCGCCTTCGCCGTCGGCCTCAGCGCCTTTATCGGGGCGTGGTGGATCGATCTGCCGCTGGAGGCGGTGGTGATTCAGGTGACTAACGGCATCAACAAGTTTTCGCTGCTGACCATCCCGTTCTTTATTCTGGCTGGCGCGATTATGGCAGAGGGCGGCATTGCCCGGCGGCTGGTCAACTTCGCCTATATCTTTGTCGGCTTTATTCGCGGCGGGCTCTCCCTGGTGAATATCGTCGCCTCGACCTTCTTTGGCGCGATCTCCGGTTCATCGGTGGCGGATACCGCCTCGATTGGCTCGGTGATGATCCCGCAGATGGAGGAGAAAGGCTATCCACGGGATTTTGCCGCCGCCGTCACCGCCAGCGGCTCGGTGCAGGCGGTGCTGACGCCCCCCAGTCATAACTCGGTCATCTATTCACTGGCGACGGGCGGCATGGTGACTATTTCCTCCCTGTTTGTTGCCGGGATTTTCCCTGGCCTGCTGCTGGCGGCCTGCCTTATGGTGATGTGTCTGGGCTTTGCCCGTAAACGCGGCTACCCCAAAGGTGAACGGATCCCGTTTCGTCAGGCGCTGAAGATCTTCTTCGATGCGTTCTGGGGGCTGTTTACCGTGGTGATCATCATGGGGGGCATCCTCTCCGGCATCTTTACCGCCTCGGAATCTGCCGCCATCGCCTGTCTCTGGGCCTTCTTTGTGACGATGTTTATCTACCGCGATTTCAAATGGCGGCAGCTGCACATCCTGCTGTTCCGCACCATTAAAACCGTCACCATCGTTATGGTGCTGATCGCCTTTGCGGCAGGCTTCGGGGCGGTCATGACCTTTATGCAGCTGCCGACCCTGATTACAGAAGCCTTCACCAGCCTCTCCGATAACAAATATGTGATTCTGATGTGCATCAACATCCTGTTGCTGGTGGTGGGAACGCTGATGGATATGGCACCGCTGATCCTGATCCTGACCCCGGTGCTGCTGCCGGTAGCGACCGCGCTGGGCATCGATCCGGTTCACTTCGGCATGATCATGCTGACCAACCTGGGGATCGGGCTGATTACGCCGCCGGTCGGCACGGTGCTGTTTGTGGCCAGCGCAGTAAGTAAGCAGAAGATTGAACAGGTGGTCAGCGAGATGCTGCCCTTCTACGGCATGCTGTTCCTGGTGCTGATGCTGATTACCTATATCCCTGCCATTTCACTCTGGTTACCCCACCTGATGGGCGTGATGTAG
- the metC gene encoding cystathionine beta-lyase — MTTRKIDTTLVSAGRSKRYTQGSVNAVIQRASSLVFDSVAEKKRATAGRAKGELFYGRRGTLTHFALQDAMTELEGGAGCVLYPCGAAAVANAILAFVEAGDHVLMSGAVYEPTQDFCTKILAKMQVSTGWFDHTMGSEIAELVQPNTRVVFLESPASITMEVQDIPAIVAAVRARAPDAIIMLDNTWAAGILFNALAHGVDISIQAGTKYLIGHSDAMIGTAVANARCIDQLRENSYLMGQMVDADTAYMASRGLRTLGTRLRQHEESALQVATWLAARPEVARVNHPALAQSKGHAFWQRDFNGSSGLFSFILQERLSDAQLAEYLDHFHHFSMAYSWGGYESLILANQPEELAAIRPAGGVDFTGTLVRLHIGLEHVDDLLADLEAGFSRLTR; from the coding sequence ATGACCACCAGAAAAATTGATACCACGCTCGTTAGCGCAGGACGCAGTAAGCGTTATACCCAGGGTTCGGTGAATGCAGTCATTCAGCGCGCCTCCTCGCTGGTTTTCGATAGCGTTGCGGAGAAAAAACGCGCCACCGCAGGCCGGGCAAAAGGCGAACTCTTTTATGGCCGCCGGGGCACCCTCACCCACTTTGCGCTGCAGGATGCGATGACCGAGCTGGAAGGGGGCGCAGGCTGCGTGCTCTACCCCTGTGGCGCGGCAGCGGTGGCGAACGCGATTCTGGCCTTTGTGGAAGCTGGCGATCATGTGCTGATGAGCGGCGCGGTCTATGAACCGACGCAGGACTTCTGCACAAAGATTCTGGCGAAAATGCAGGTGTCGACGGGCTGGTTCGATCACACTATGGGCAGCGAAATCGCTGAGCTTGTGCAGCCTAACACCCGGGTGGTTTTCCTTGAGTCGCCCGCCTCCATCACCATGGAAGTGCAGGATATCCCGGCGATCGTCGCGGCCGTTCGCGCCCGCGCACCCGACGCGATCATCATGCTCGACAATACCTGGGCAGCCGGGATTTTATTTAATGCTCTGGCGCACGGCGTCGATATCTCCATTCAGGCCGGCACCAAATATCTGATTGGCCACAGCGATGCGATGATCGGCACCGCCGTAGCCAATGCACGCTGTATCGATCAGCTGCGCGAGAACTCCTATCTGATGGGTCAGATGGTCGATGCCGACACCGCCTACATGGCGAGTCGCGGTCTGCGCACCCTGGGCACCCGTCTGCGTCAGCATGAAGAGAGCGCCCTGCAGGTGGCGACGTGGCTGGCGGCGCGTCCGGAAGTGGCGCGGGTCAACCATCCGGCGCTGGCGCAAAGCAAGGGGCATGCGTTCTGGCAGCGCGATTTTAACGGCAGCAGCGGCCTGTTCTCCTTTATCCTGCAGGAAAGATTGAGTGACGCCCAGCTGGCGGAATATCTCGACCACTTCCATCATTTCAGCATGGCTTACTCCTGGGGTGGCTATGAGTCGCTGATTCTGGCGAATCAGCCCGAAGAGCTGGCCGCTATTCGTCCGGCGGGCGGTGTGGATTTCACAGGAACCCTGGTTCGACTGCACATCGGCCTGGAGCACGTTGATGACCTGCTGGCTGACCTGGAGGCGGGATTTTCGCGTCTGACGCGCTGA